acatacaaaaaatgtaaaaaaaatactataaCAATGGGGTTACAAAATTGAAGAAGCATAAGCAGGTATCGATAAGACATAAAAAGGGAATcgtttaaaatataaagtaaattaaaaattgctAATTCAAAATTGGTTacaataattatgtattaCAATGTTGtaatcataattttctCTTCCCCtttttacatattaaattaCATGGAATCGAGTAAGGTCAAgacattttcaaataatgcCATGTATTGTTTATCGTTTTCACTCAGGGTTTTTCCTtcgtgtttttttttaataaaattatacataCTATTCATAAACTCTTTAAATTCAGCTTTAAATGCTTTATCAGAAAGTGCTTTTGTAAGTActtcatataaatagtcTGAACTTAAATTCATATCTTTATTACTTTGCATAAATCCTTCAATGAGTTTTGAGAATATTTCAAATTCTTTTTGATTAATAGctataatattatcatatttactTTTGAAATCTTCATACTTATCTTTATAATCaccattatcattttcatttatatttgcaataacagaattaaaaaaatcatcTGTATAATTTTGGCttagtatatttattggtTTATCTTCTGCATTTTTGTCCTTGCAAGATGAACATGGTTTTCCGGTGGTTGCAGCGGTACAATCTTTGTTATCACATTTGGATCCACCATTATTATCACCAGAATCTTTATGTATGTTATCtgatgaattattattagcaTCGATTTTGTTTAAGTCATTTGGTACATCAATGCTGTTGCTATTTGTAGTTGAGTCACAAACTACAGCGGAATATAAGGCTAATGCGACTAAAGGAGAaagatatttattaatcttcattgtttttaacaaaattaagaaaaacaagttatattttataatattattttaacttttattaattaaatttatagtATCTTTCTTAGGAAGAAACtaaaagtataaaatatataataataaattgataaatatattattgcaaaattgttaataaattttatttgctcATATAAGAAGCTAACGTTACAATTCTAaagaatttataataaaaaaattttaaaatacaaaaataataaattattttattttaataattttaaaattaaaaaatacgatattatttattttaaaaaatatatactaatttttaaatatacaaaatagtaataataatattatgccatattatattatgataatattgGTGCTCTCTTTTGCGAACccctttttatatattaagtaTTTTCGTGCAAAACATAACTTAAAATAGGAGtataaaatcattttttttagattattgcactatttttataaaataaagatttgtgtttttattattttttggggGGTTTATAACATATAGTTCTAAGTTGAGCAAACGGTAAGAAACACATTTATAAGCTCTAATACACtatcaaattttttcaGTATGTTATATCTTatcttataattataatatataacttGATATTCGTATCATAAATTGATGAAGCGAAATCATATTAAAGAGttgatatatttgtaaacctatgaaaaatgataaaacacTATCTTacgaaaattataatatatcaaacacacatacatattatgcataattaattatgaGAAGGCTAATCTGcaaaaatatcatttaaaaaaaaaggctttaaatcattttacacattttattataacttAGGCTTATTGTTTgggtgtatatatttttccattttcttTCCTTCTCTCATGTTCAAATTtgcttaaaaatataatacccATTTAACtgtaatttttatcaaaacctcaaataaagaagttttgaaatttatttaaatttataataatatgatgcTATATAAactgtatatattaatttattattgcaTCTCTTAAAGGAGTATAACTTCTTCATGCATAGTCAATTATGGTAATCCCATTtgttcatcattttttctctatactttttaaataataaattaagcAAAAAATGGTTGAGCGGTTAAAGCAAAGAAAGtccataatatataatcctACTATTTTAcacattataataattagattaattataaaactatggtaaaataatgaatatgtgCACATGCCAAGGGTGACGAAAATCGAAAAAgttcgaaaaaaaaatgaaaataccTTTGTTTTAACCACTATAGATATTTACcttttttatgcataaataaatatatcgaAAAGGGTTATCATTTTTGTCTGACTTtctttacaatttttaaagttCTTAcgaatattaatttatatgcataaatacatatatgtttaatcttatttttacaattacTAAACGACATATCATTTCAAAATGGTCAcgaacttaaaaaaaaacataagaCTA
This region of Plasmodium chabaudi chabaudi strain AS genome assembly, chromosome: 13 genomic DNA includes:
- a CDS encoding MSP7-like protein → MKINKYLSPLVALALYSAVVCDSTTNSNSIDVPNDLNKIDANNNSSDNIHKDSGDNNGGSKCDNKDCTAATTGKPCSSCKDKNAEDKPINILSQNYTDDFFNSVIANINENDNGDYKDKYEDFKSKYDNIIAINQKEFEIFSKLIEGFMQSNKDMNLSSDYLYEVLTKALSDKAFKAEFKEFMNSMYNFIKKKHEGKTLSENDKQYMALFENVLTLLDSM